From Myxococcota bacterium, one genomic window encodes:
- a CDS encoding S1/P1 nuclease: MLCLALPLSAWNTAGHEIVAQIALNQFSGADQKKIAAKMGDIVAIAAQPDNDRAVSTVLSKWHYIDYPWVEEPVASQLKLVSKNDNIVWALKEAKRALGKKKSQNSALSEIFKANLVHLVGDIHQPLHCISRVTIKNPKGDKGGNLFEVRFGKKKETLHHLWDGGLGLLENLSSEQILPLAREIEREFPINKQKLEGAFEDWSKESFYLAKSKAYSTPEGVLVSDTYLKEGRFVVKERLAVAGYRLAHILKELVL, from the coding sequence ATGCTTTGCCTCGCGCTGCCCTTGAGCGCCTGGAACACGGCAGGTCATGAGATAGTTGCTCAAATCGCTTTGAATCAGTTCTCCGGAGCAGATCAGAAAAAGATTGCAGCAAAGATGGGCGACATTGTTGCCATCGCTGCCCAGCCAGATAATGACCGGGCAGTGTCGACGGTGTTGTCCAAGTGGCATTATATTGACTATCCTTGGGTAGAAGAACCCGTGGCTAGTCAGTTGAAGTTGGTATCTAAAAACGACAATATTGTCTGGGCTTTGAAAGAAGCCAAACGCGCTTTGGGCAAGAAAAAATCTCAAAACTCTGCGCTGTCAGAAATTTTCAAAGCTAATTTAGTACATTTGGTAGGAGATATTCACCAGCCATTGCATTGCATTAGCCGTGTCACCATCAAAAATCCAAAGGGGGATAAAGGCGGTAACCTATTTGAAGTCCGCTTTGGCAAAAAGAAAGAGACGCTCCACCATCTTTGGGACGGTGGCCTTGGTTTGCTTGAGAACTTAAGCTCAGAGCAAATCTTGCCGCTAGCCAGAGAAATCGAAAGAGAATTCCCCATCAATAAGCAAAAGCTTGAGGGCGCATTCGAAGATTGGTCCAAAGAAAGCTTTTATCTTGCCAAATCGAAAGCCTACAGCACGCCTGAAGGCGTCTTGGTGTCAGACACTTATCTTAAAGAAGGCCGTTTCGTGGTCAAAGAACGCTTAGCGGTAGCAGGGTATCGCTTAGCGCATATTTTGAAAGAGTTGGTTTTGTGA
- the ybeY gene encoding rRNA maturation RNase YbeY: protein MKLEVHFSGQSLLPPPQRAWILKKIRALKLLNEERDLQVSVQFVSDAEMQALNMTWRGKDQSTDVLSFSAQEGEAMPGLEDILGDVVISVERAQAQALEFAHELQEEIVVLFVHGLMHLLGHDHELSKTDADKQAEAESQLLLQIGLRPELALCGRA, encoded by the coding sequence GTGAAGTTAGAGGTACATTTCTCAGGGCAGTCGTTATTGCCACCGCCGCAGCGTGCTTGGATTTTAAAGAAGATCCGCGCGTTAAAGCTATTGAACGAGGAGCGCGATTTACAAGTGTCCGTTCAATTTGTGAGCGATGCCGAAATGCAGGCGCTCAATATGACTTGGCGCGGCAAAGATCAGTCTACGGATGTGCTTTCTTTTTCTGCTCAGGAGGGCGAGGCCATGCCCGGCCTAGAAGATATCTTAGGCGATGTGGTGATTAGCGTAGAGCGTGCTCAGGCTCAGGCCCTAGAGTTTGCGCACGAGCTTCAAGAAGAGATTGTCGTATTATTTGTTCATGGCCTGATGCATTTGTTAGGCCACGACCATGAACTTTCTAAGACAGATGCAGATAAGCAAGCCGAAGCTGAATCACAGCTGCTTCTACAAATCGGCCTGCGACCTGAACTCGCATTGTGTGGTCGAGCATGA
- a CDS encoding Fur family transcriptional regulator: MKGFFERVKDSLDSQGLKMTKPRELIVRELLKQRPHVSAEKLLQAVRQQDAQVGLATVYRTLKLLQDCGLVKAHYFGDSQAVFEAETGPENHHDHLICEGCHRIEEFTNAKIESLQEKIAQEHGFKLTKHRMELYGLCPGCE; this comes from the coding sequence ATGAAAGGCTTTTTCGAGAGGGTTAAAGACAGCTTAGATAGCCAGGGTCTTAAAATGACCAAGCCCAGAGAACTCATTGTCAGGGAGTTGCTTAAACAAAGACCTCACGTGTCGGCCGAAAAGCTTCTGCAAGCTGTGCGCCAGCAGGATGCCCAAGTTGGCCTCGCGACCGTCTATCGAACTTTGAAATTACTGCAGGATTGCGGCTTGGTTAAGGCCCATTATTTTGGCGATTCGCAAGCGGTATTTGAAGCAGAAACAGGGCCTGAAAACCATCATGACCATTTGATATGCGAGGGCTGCCATCGCATCGAAGAGTTTACCAATGCCAAAATCGAGTCGCTGCAAGAAAAAATCGCTCAGGAGCATGGTTTTAAGCTCACCAAGCACCGAATGGAACTTTACGGTTTATGCCCCGGATGCGAATAA